A genomic region of Rubrivirga sp. SAORIC476 contains the following coding sequences:
- a CDS encoding cysteine desulfurase family protein gives MPYLDHAATTPLRPEVLTAMLPYLREQHGNPSSLHGPGRRARVAVDRAREQVADVLGAEPSEVVFTSGGTEADNAALRGVLTGEVARQTGRRGLVTSAVEHHAVLHTAQALAADGHPVLILPPDARGVLTPDALADALDASTGLVSAMLVNNETGSVNPVRELADVAHAAGAFFHTDAVQAAGLLPLDVDRLDADLLSLSAHKCGGPKGVGALYVRAGTPFAGIQTGGAQERARRGGTENVAGIVGFAEALVLAEAEREATGARLSALLGTLRTDLVAAFGDRLVIHTPPDAAPHILSVSFRPAPDPLDGEMLLAALDLDGVSVSAGSACTSGALEPSHVLLAMGVERDSAGATVRFSLGHPTTSADVADAVASLTRIVARLDAVTA, from the coding sequence TTGCCGTACCTCGACCACGCCGCGACGACCCCGCTCCGCCCCGAGGTACTGACAGCGATGCTGCCGTACCTGCGTGAGCAGCACGGCAATCCGTCGTCGCTACACGGGCCGGGACGGCGCGCGAGGGTGGCCGTAGACCGGGCGCGCGAACAGGTCGCGGACGTGCTGGGCGCCGAGCCGAGCGAGGTAGTGTTCACCAGTGGCGGCACCGAGGCGGATAACGCGGCGCTCCGGGGCGTTCTCACGGGTGAGGTCGCGCGCCAGACCGGACGGCGGGGTCTCGTGACCTCGGCGGTCGAGCATCACGCGGTGCTGCACACGGCCCAAGCGCTCGCGGCCGACGGCCACCCGGTCCTCATTCTGCCGCCCGACGCGCGTGGTGTCCTGACCCCCGACGCACTCGCCGACGCCCTCGACGCCTCGACCGGGCTCGTGTCCGCGATGCTCGTCAACAACGAAACGGGCAGCGTGAACCCGGTGCGGGAACTGGCCGACGTGGCGCACGCGGCCGGAGCCTTCTTCCATACCGATGCCGTCCAGGCGGCGGGCCTGTTGCCCCTCGATGTCGACCGACTGGACGCGGACCTGCTCTCGCTCTCGGCCCACAAATGCGGCGGGCCGAAGGGCGTCGGCGCCCTGTACGTGCGTGCCGGGACACCGTTCGCGGGCATCCAGACGGGCGGCGCGCAGGAACGCGCCCGGCGGGGCGGCACGGAGAACGTAGCCGGGATCGTCGGGTTCGCGGAGGCGCTGGTCCTCGCCGAGGCAGAGCGCGAGGCCACGGGGGCTCGCCTCAGTGCCCTTCTGGGCACCCTCCGCACCGATCTGGTGGCCGCCTTCGGCGACCGGCTGGTCATCCACACGCCGCCCGATGCGGCGCCCCACATCCTGTCGGTGTCGTTCCGACCCGCCCCGGACCCACTCGACGGCGAGATGCTCCTGGCTGCGCTCGACCTGGACGGCGTGTCTGTCTCGGCGGGCAGCGCCTGCACCAGCGGTGCGCTGGAGCCGAGTCACGTGCTGCTGGCGATGGGGGTCGAGCGCGACAGCGCGGGCGCCACGGTCCGGTTCTCCCTCGGCCACCCCACCACGTCGGCCGACGTCGCCGACGCGGTCGCGTCCCTCACCCGCATCGTCGCCCGGCTCGATGCTGTCACCGCCTGA
- a CDS encoding PAS domain S-box protein translates to MLSPPDMQILTYGPPPAWATSLGTATPLSDLDAVDAATADLVVVGEGVDLDAVSDALRRPRTRPAVVVVATTEAEEDAALRAGAEGVLPPDASDGEARRAARQARARHIGVRTDAELYRLMVENATDLITVTDVTGRTIYASPAATHQLGRSTEDLIRHTPLDAVHPDDREVVLAALTEGFDSGEPRVLRYRTVDPEGKTRIVESRGQAAMGPDGQPVGIITTRNVTELEETERGLRESRARYRTVVRSLPDVVSRLAADGLVLDFHVPEVFRTEFPAEALIGRRLQDVIPKPLATEFLSAMERLKETGERVSYGYEVEIAGRTHHREVRMAPIEGGEVISILRDVTRLRENEAALKTSQAELRALATHLQDVREEERTRLSREVHDVLGQQLTAIRFGVGWFGRHYPDDEAAQARLQDVRETIDETIRHVRQIAADLRPGVLDDFGLASAVEWQIKRFEERTGTRGSLDVHGATEPPTEVATAAFRVLQEALTNVARHAEAQAVAVTLVLGPEVVRLVVSDDGRGFDSERTGRRRSLGLLGMRERAGAQGGTLDVRGVRGQGTVVECTLPHQPVPDAPPPSDSP, encoded by the coding sequence ATGCTGTCACCGCCTGACATGCAGATCCTGACGTACGGACCGCCGCCCGCCTGGGCGACTTCCCTCGGGACCGCTACGCCCCTCTCCGACCTGGACGCCGTCGATGCCGCCACGGCCGACCTCGTGGTCGTCGGCGAAGGGGTCGACCTCGATGCGGTCTCCGACGCGCTCCGGCGTCCGCGGACCCGTCCCGCCGTGGTGGTGGTCGCGACGACCGAGGCCGAGGAGGACGCCGCGCTGCGGGCCGGGGCCGAGGGCGTGCTTCCGCCCGATGCCTCGGACGGCGAAGCACGGCGGGCTGCACGGCAGGCGCGCGCCCGACACATCGGCGTCCGCACCGACGCGGAGCTGTACCGGCTAATGGTCGAGAACGCGACCGACCTCATCACCGTCACCGACGTGACCGGCCGGACGATCTATGCCAGTCCGGCGGCGACTCACCAACTCGGGCGCTCCACCGAAGACCTCATCCGCCACACGCCCCTGGACGCGGTCCACCCGGACGACCGCGAGGTCGTGCTCGCCGCGCTGACGGAAGGGTTCGACTCCGGGGAGCCGCGCGTGCTGCGCTACCGGACGGTGGACCCTGAGGGGAAGACGCGGATCGTGGAGAGTCGGGGCCAGGCGGCGATGGGTCCGGATGGGCAACCGGTCGGCATCATCACCACGCGCAACGTGACCGAACTGGAGGAGACTGAGCGCGGGCTGCGCGAGTCGCGAGCACGCTACCGGACGGTCGTCCGCTCGCTCCCCGACGTGGTCTCCCGCCTCGCGGCCGACGGGCTGGTCCTCGATTTCCACGTGCCCGAGGTGTTCCGGACCGAGTTTCCGGCCGAGGCGCTCATCGGGCGTCGGCTCCAAGACGTGATCCCGAAGCCGCTGGCGACCGAGTTCCTGTCGGCGATGGAGCGCCTGAAGGAGACCGGCGAACGGGTGTCGTACGGCTACGAGGTCGAAATCGCCGGGCGGACCCACCACCGCGAGGTCCGGATGGCACCCATCGAGGGGGGGGAGGTCATCTCGATCCTGCGGGATGTGACCCGGCTGCGGGAGAACGAGGCGGCCCTGAAAACCTCCCAGGCTGAGCTCCGCGCCCTCGCGACCCACCTCCAGGACGTCCGCGAGGAGGAGCGGACGCGGCTCTCACGCGAGGTCCACGACGTGCTCGGGCAGCAACTCACCGCGATCCGGTTCGGGGTCGGGTGGTTCGGGCGCCACTACCCCGACGACGAGGCCGCACAGGCCCGCCTCCAGGACGTGCGCGAGACCATCGACGAGACCATCCGCCACGTCCGCCAGATCGCGGCCGACCTCCGACCGGGGGTGCTGGACGACTTCGGGCTGGCGAGCGCCGTCGAGTGGCAGATCAAGCGCTTCGAGGAGCGGACGGGCACGCGCGGGTCCCTGGATGTCCACGGCGCGACCGAGCCTCCGACGGAGGTCGCCACGGCCGCATTCCGCGTGCTCCAGGAGGCCCTCACCAACGTCGCGCGCCACGCCGAGGCCCAGGCCGTGGCGGTGACGCTCGTGCTCGGCCCCGAGGTCGTCCGCCTCGTGGTGTCCGACGACGGCCGCGGCTTCGACTCCGAGCGGACCGGCCGTAGGCGGTCGCTGGGGCTGCTGGGCATGCGCGAGCGAGCCGGCGCGCAGGGGGGCACCCTGGACGTGCGCGGCGTGCGTGGTCAGGGGACCGTTGTGGAGTGTACGTTGCCGCACCAGCCCGTCCCGGACGCTCCACCACCCTCCGACTCGCCATGA
- a CDS encoding response regulator transcription factor: MTRIAIADDHVLVRRGLAELLREMDDFRVVGEASSGDELLRLLREDRVDVIVMDMNMPGPSGLDLVKSIRAEFPRLPILVLSAHPEDQYAVRVVRAGAMGYLTKESAEADLVVAVRRVASGKRYLTQTLAASLLDALDTNPDEDPHAALSDREYQVLRLIASGMTVGGIAEHLSLSVKTVSTYRSRLLQKMGMSNNSEITRYALENGLVE; encoded by the coding sequence ATGACCCGAATCGCCATCGCCGATGACCATGTCCTCGTTCGCCGCGGCCTCGCCGAGTTGCTCCGCGAGATGGACGACTTCCGCGTGGTCGGCGAAGCCTCCTCGGGCGACGAACTGCTCCGGCTCCTCCGCGAGGACCGCGTCGACGTGATCGTGATGGACATGAACATGCCGGGGCCGAGCGGGCTGGACCTCGTCAAGTCCATCCGCGCCGAGTTTCCCCGGCTGCCGATCCTCGTCCTCTCGGCACACCCCGAGGACCAGTACGCCGTGCGCGTCGTCCGCGCCGGAGCGATGGGCTACCTCACCAAGGAGAGCGCCGAGGCGGACCTCGTGGTCGCGGTCCGGCGTGTCGCCTCGGGCAAGCGCTACCTCACGCAGACGCTCGCCGCGTCCCTGCTCGACGCGCTCGACACCAATCCGGACGAGGACCCGCACGCGGCGCTCTCGGATCGTGAGTACCAGGTGCTCCGGCTCATCGCGTCCGGCATGACTGTCGGTGGGATCGCCGAGCACCTGTCGCTGAGCGTCAAGACGGTCTCGACGTACCGGAGCCGCCTGCTCCAGAAAATGGGCATGTCGAACAACTCCGAGATCACGCGCTACGCGCTGGAAAACGGACTGGTCGAGTAG
- a CDS encoding response regulator transcription factor → MPLRPSVRVLVADDSPRLRRLLRDAIEEVDGVEVVAEAADGQEALHRVQACAPGVVVLDLQMPVMGGLLALQHLREAGRLPRVIVLTNHADVMYREACLEAGADHFFDKSAELDRVLDVLRNLAETGEA, encoded by the coding sequence ATGCCTCTCCGGCCCTCCGTCCGCGTCCTCGTCGCAGACGACTCCCCACGCCTCCGCCGCCTCCTCCGCGACGCCATCGAAGAGGTGGACGGTGTGGAGGTCGTCGCCGAGGCCGCCGACGGGCAGGAAGCCCTCCACCGCGTCCAGGCCTGCGCGCCCGGGGTGGTGGTGCTGGACCTTCAGATGCCGGTCATGGGGGGGCTGCTCGCGCTCCAGCACCTGCGCGAGGCCGGCCGGTTGCCGCGCGTGATCGTGCTCACCAACCACGCCGACGTGATGTACCGGGAGGCGTGCCTGGAGGCGGGCGCCGACCACTTCTTCGACAAGTCGGCCGAGCTGGACCGGGTGCTGGACGTACTCCGCAACCTCGCCGAGACGGGCGAGGCGTAG
- a CDS encoding YqgE/AlgH family protein: MSSPVPGVVLVAEPPMADPNFRRTVVLLCEHTTEGSFGLVLNRPTGLTLGQAADEALPFDAELWMGGPVQPETLHYLHPFGDLDGSLPVLEDVFFGGDFETLRAAIAAGDLDPDRARFFVGYSGWGAGQLDAEVDEGAWIVLPGNRDLVFADGDDALWRQILRQLGGEYALLSTFPDDPRLN, translated from the coding sequence ATGTCCTCCCCCGTCCCAGGCGTCGTCCTCGTCGCCGAGCCGCCCATGGCGGATCCGAACTTCCGCCGGACCGTGGTGCTGCTCTGCGAGCACACCACAGAGGGCTCGTTCGGGCTCGTGCTCAACCGTCCCACGGGGCTCACGCTCGGCCAGGCGGCCGACGAGGCGCTGCCGTTCGACGCCGAGCTCTGGATGGGCGGACCGGTCCAGCCGGAGACGCTCCACTACCTGCACCCTTTCGGCGACCTCGACGGCAGCCTGCCCGTCCTGGAGGATGTGTTCTTCGGCGGGGACTTCGAGACGCTCCGGGCGGCCATCGCTGCGGGGGACCTCGACCCCGACCGGGCCCGGTTCTTCGTCGGCTACTCCGGCTGGGGTGCGGGCCAGTTGGACGCCGAGGTGGACGAGGGCGCCTGGATCGTGCTCCCCGGCAACCGCGACCTCGTCTTCGCCGACGGCGACGACGCACTGTGGCGGCAAATCCTCCGCCAGTTGGGAGGCGAGTACGCGCTCCTCTCGACGTTCCCGGACGACCCGCGCCTGAACTGA
- a CDS encoding alpha/beta fold hydrolase — translation MPQPPLCPTRYPVVLLHGFGALANLMQGGVLHAEAMHLRGRGVWAYAPHVNPYDTVEVRAEAWAERLTRVLAETGADRVNLVGFSTGGLDARWLARDPVWADRIASLVTVSTPHRGSDLATFVLDRPERLRDWAIALMDFVGRAAYEGAPPHAEAALRELTPDATASVFPEEDLLPGAWCASYAGRAGKGTDTPMYPPLVLPNRILYGMAGLNDGIVPTDSAWWGERLGVLDADHARQIGLRWTPSATYDAMAFFEAHCDALRSRGL, via the coding sequence ATGCCCCAGCCCCCCCTCTGCCCGACGCGCTACCCGGTCGTGCTCCTCCACGGCTTCGGGGCGCTCGCCAACCTGATGCAGGGCGGCGTCCTCCACGCCGAAGCGATGCACCTCCGCGGGCGCGGCGTCTGGGCGTACGCTCCGCACGTCAACCCCTACGACACCGTCGAGGTGCGTGCCGAGGCCTGGGCGGAGCGCCTGACGCGGGTGCTGGCCGAGACCGGCGCGGACCGGGTCAACCTGGTCGGCTTCTCAACCGGTGGGCTGGATGCGCGCTGGCTGGCGCGGGACCCGGTCTGGGCGGACCGGATCGCGAGCCTGGTCACCGTCTCCACGCCCCACCGCGGCTCCGACCTTGCGACGTTCGTCCTCGACCGCCCCGAGCGGCTCCGGGACTGGGCGATCGCGCTGATGGACTTCGTCGGGCGGGCGGCCTACGAGGGGGCCCCGCCGCACGCCGAGGCAGCCCTGCGGGAGCTTACGCCCGACGCCACCGCGTCGGTCTTCCCGGAGGAGGATCTCCTCCCCGGCGCGTGGTGCGCCTCGTACGCAGGGCGTGCGGGCAAGGGGACGGACACTCCGATGTACCCGCCGCTGGTCCTCCCCAACCGCATTCTCTACGGAATGGCGGGCCTCAACGACGGGATCGTCCCCACGGACTCGGCCTGGTGGGGCGAGCGGCTGGGCGTGCTGGACGCCGACCACGCCCGGCAGATCGGGCTCCGCTGGACGCCGTCGGCGACGTACGACGCGATGGCATTTTTCGAGGCGCACTGCGATGCGCTCCGGTCACGGGGCCTCTGA
- a CDS encoding diacylglycerol/polyprenol kinase family protein, translating to MSDSPPVLPYSAELQRKAIHLGALALPAGLLVLPTPLARIVLTSLAVMAVALDIARQRIPAVHEVLVERAFGWMMRPEEIPAFGGPLVFNGGVWMFLSAAVCAWVFPPGVGAAALAMLMVGDGAAAVVGRKLGRTKWPRSPKSVEGSSAYAVAALGTGLAVAAWPGAGLTPLVCVIGAVTGAVLEALPIPINDNFRVPLLSGLAMWAAL from the coding sequence GTGAGCGACTCCCCACCCGTCCTTCCCTACTCGGCCGAGCTGCAGCGCAAGGCCATCCACCTGGGCGCGCTCGCGCTCCCGGCGGGGCTGCTCGTCCTCCCGACCCCGCTCGCCCGGATCGTCCTCACCAGCCTCGCCGTGATGGCCGTGGCACTGGACATCGCCCGGCAGCGGATCCCGGCCGTACACGAGGTGCTGGTCGAACGCGCGTTCGGGTGGATGATGCGGCCGGAGGAGATCCCCGCGTTCGGCGGTCCGCTGGTGTTCAACGGCGGCGTGTGGATGTTTCTCTCGGCCGCCGTGTGCGCGTGGGTGTTTCCTCCCGGAGTGGGCGCCGCTGCGCTCGCAATGCTGATGGTCGGCGATGGGGCCGCGGCCGTCGTGGGCCGCAAGCTCGGGCGGACGAAGTGGCCCCGCTCGCCGAAGTCGGTGGAGGGAAGTTCAGCCTACGCGGTGGCCGCCCTCGGGACCGGCCTCGCCGTCGCGGCCTGGCCGGGTGCGGGGCTGACGCCCCTCGTCTGCGTCATCGGCGCGGTGACCGGCGCGGTGCTGGAGGCGCTGCCGATCCCCATCAACGACAACTTCCGGGTCCCGCTGCTGTCCGGGCTCGCGATGTGGGCGGCCCTGTGA
- a CDS encoding dienelactone hydrolase family protein, translating into MRLSALLMLVALAACQSTPDDAAEMRRQHDGDAPTASAATDGAGTLAVVSERVTYATAGGQTVTGVLARPEGAETGVPGVVVIHEWWGLNDNVEAMARQLAAQGYLALAVDLYGGEVATDPDGAMALMRTAMGQEVALTENLAQAVAFLADDLGAPRVGVIGWCFGGMWSLRTALAASDRVDATVIYYGRPVTDPARLGVLTAPVLAHFGGADDSIPADTVAAFEAALAESGVPHSVYTYAGAPHAFANPSGQAYAPEAAELAWDRTTGFLADALQPPAAADEVAD; encoded by the coding sequence ATGCGTCTCTCCGCTCTCCTCATGCTGGTCGCGCTGGCAGCCTGCCAGTCCACCCCCGACGATGCCGCCGAAATGCGCCGCCAGCACGACGGGGACGCGCCGACCGCGTCCGCCGCGACCGACGGCGCCGGCACGCTCGCGGTCGTCTCCGAGCGGGTGACGTACGCGACCGCGGGCGGGCAGACGGTGACGGGCGTGCTCGCTCGGCCCGAGGGGGCCGAGACGGGGGTGCCGGGCGTCGTGGTCATCCACGAGTGGTGGGGGCTGAACGACAACGTCGAGGCGATGGCGCGGCAACTCGCGGCGCAGGGCTACCTCGCCCTGGCGGTGGACCTGTACGGCGGCGAGGTCGCCACCGACCCCGACGGCGCGATGGCGCTCATGCGGACTGCGATGGGACAGGAGGTCGCGCTCACGGAGAACCTCGCGCAGGCCGTCGCCTTCCTCGCCGACGACCTGGGGGCACCGCGGGTCGGCGTGATCGGCTGGTGCTTCGGGGGGATGTGGTCGCTCCGGACGGCCCTCGCCGCGTCCGACCGCGTCGACGCGACGGTGATCTATTACGGCCGTCCCGTCACCGACCCCGCTCGCCTCGGCGTGCTGACGGCCCCCGTGCTCGCGCACTTCGGCGGCGCCGACGACTCGATTCCGGCCGACACCGTGGCGGCGTTCGAGGCGGCGCTGGCCGAGTCGGGCGTGCCGCACTCGGTGTACACCTACGCGGGCGCCCCCCACGCCTTCGCGAACCCGTCCGGGCAGGCCTACGCCCCGGAGGCCGCAGAACTCGCCTGGGACCGGACTACAGGCTTCCTCGCCGACGCCCTTCAGCCCCCCGCCGCGGCGGACGAGGTCGCCGACTGA
- the thiE gene encoding thiamine phosphate synthase — protein MPSIGRLHVLTDTDHQQRWSHAEIAAAAAAGGADAVQFRHKPGSPRERLRLLEPTVAACRTGNVPCLVDDHLDLALATGAAGVHLGESDLPVRHARRLADRLGESFVIGATATTLDAARRAEAEGADYIGFGPVFPTSSKANPASVKGLDGLAETCAGVGIPVIAIAGITPARVGPCLDAGAWGVAVLSAVTMADDPTAATAVFRAEIDAWVQSATSSAAAGG, from the coding sequence ATGCCTTCTATCGGGCGACTCCACGTCCTCACCGACACCGACCATCAGCAGCGCTGGTCCCACGCCGAGATCGCAGCGGCGGCCGCCGCCGGGGGCGCTGACGCCGTCCAGTTCCGCCACAAGCCCGGCTCGCCTCGCGAGCGGCTGCGCCTCCTGGAGCCGACCGTCGCGGCCTGCCGCACGGGGAACGTCCCGTGCCTCGTGGACGACCACCTCGACCTCGCGCTGGCGACGGGAGCTGCGGGCGTCCACCTCGGCGAGTCCGACCTGCCGGTCCGGCATGCGCGTCGCCTCGCGGACCGCCTCGGGGAGTCATTCGTCATCGGCGCCACCGCGACCACGCTCGACGCCGCCCGCCGCGCCGAGGCCGAGGGGGCCGACTACATCGGCTTCGGGCCGGTTTTCCCGACCTCGTCGAAGGCCAATCCCGCGTCCGTCAAAGGGCTCGACGGGCTGGCCGAGACGTGCGCGGGCGTGGGCATTCCGGTGATCGCGATCGCCGGGATCACACCGGCGCGCGTCGGCCCCTGCCTCGATGCGGGCGCCTGGGGCGTCGCGGTACTCTCCGCAGTCACGATGGCCGACGACCCGACCGCGGCGACGGCCGTCTTCCGCGCTGAGATCGACGCGTGGGTTCAGTCGGCGACCTCGTCCGCCGCGGCGGGGGGCTGA
- a CDS encoding response regulator transcription factor, producing the protein MSTTPTRALVVDDESDVQFLFTQKFRREVRKGLLEFIFATSGEEALGKLRSGEAADVVVVLSDINMPGMSGLDLLATVTAEFPDKQVYMVTAYDDGQLEATALESGARGYLTKPIDFNSLKGEVFGLETA; encoded by the coding sequence ATGTCTACCACTCCCACCCGCGCCCTGGTCGTCGACGATGAGTCGGACGTCCAGTTTCTGTTCACCCAGAAGTTCCGCCGGGAGGTCCGGAAGGGGCTCCTCGAGTTCATCTTCGCCACGAGCGGGGAGGAGGCGCTGGGGAAGCTGCGTTCCGGCGAGGCCGCCGACGTCGTGGTGGTGCTCTCGGACATCAACATGCCGGGGATGAGCGGGCTCGACCTGCTCGCTACGGTCACGGCCGAGTTCCCGGACAAGCAGGTCTACATGGTCACGGCGTACGACGACGGTCAGTTGGAGGCGACCGCGTTGGAAAGTGGGGCGCGCGGGTACCTCACCAAGCCCATCGATTTCAACAGCCTCAAGGGTGAGGTGTTCGGGCTGGAGACGGCCTGA